The nucleotide sequence ACCCGCGAGATCGTCGACAAGCCCTACGCGCCGCTGACGCCGGAGCGCGCGGTCAAGCTGCGCCGCGTGCTGTTCGTCGTGGTCAATGCCGGCCGCGGGCCGAGCGGCGACTGGGGGCGCAAGCTGGAGGGACCGTCGGGGCGGGAGCTGTTCGGCGCCGTCACCGACACCGCCATCGACGCCGCCGCCAGTTCGTCGTTCGACGCCTTCCGCCTCACCATGAGCCAGTGGGAGGCGGCGACGCGCAAATGGCGCTGCGGCCTTTCCGCCGCCGAGGCCCAAAAGCTCGGCGCCGGGCCGGGCTGGCGCTGCGCCGACGTCACGTTCGACATCGCCGAGATCGCCTTCAGCCAACTCGGCGACCGCGCCGCCATTCTCAACGCGGTGCCGACCCGGCTCAAGCTCGAGCGGGACGAGGTCGACCTGGTGGTCAATGCCGGCATCGAGGCCACCATGGCCCACCCGGTGGTGCGTCAAAGCCTCGGCGTGCGCTGAGACGCCGTCAATCGGACAGCGACGCCGTTAGGTAAGCCCGCATGAAGACCGGCGCGGCAGCGGGAATATCGGCGCGGCGATACACGGCGATGACATCCGCCAGCTCGGCCTCGGGGTCGGCGCCGATCCCGGCGCGCACCCGGGCCAGCAGCGCCGCGCAGGTCTGATCGGCCGCAAACACCTTGATCACGGCGATGCGCGGGCCGGCGAACACCGCGGTCCAGCCCGGCTCGGCGCGAAACGCCACGGCATCGAGCCCGGTCTCCTCGCGCAACTCCCGCACCACCGAACCGGCGAGGTCGACCCGGCCGCCCCGCACGTCGCCGGGATCGGGCGTTCCAGCGGGAAAATAGACCTGTCCGGCCGCCGCGGTGTGGTCGGCCATCACGCCGAGCAGAAAGCCACCGTCGCGGCCCCGCACCGCGGCCATGCCGAACACGTTGCGGACGGCGTCGTCGGGAAAGCCGGTGCCGCGCCACCACAGAAAGCTGGCGAAATCGGTCTCGAACGCCCGGCCGGCGAGGGTGCCGCCGTGACAGGCAACGTCGCGGAACAGCAGCACCCGGCCGTTCCACAGTTTCGGCTGCGCTCGCTTCCGCTCGGCGAAATTGCGGTCGATGTCGGCCCGGCGCTCCACCGCCAGCGGCCATTGCGGGGCGCCGACGTCGAAATCGGTCGCGTCGATGTGACGGATCGCCGGCAGGCTCATGGCATCGTCGCGCCTTTCACGCCCGCCCGCCGGTCATCCCGCCGCGCCGGAGACCGGTTCGGCGGTGAACACCCGGCTCGGCGCGACGAACTCGTCCTGAGCGGCGACGGTGAGGATCTCGCGCGAGCCGGCATCATCGGTGCGCTTGAGCAGGCCGAAGGTCGAGGACGCCGCCAGCACCAGCGCGTCACGGGCCGAGCCGGTGCGCTTCCAATGATAGAAGAACAGCGCGGCGATGGCATCGCCGGCGCCATTGACCGACAGGCCGAGCCGCGGCGTACGCACCCGCCATTTGCCGGCGGCGTCCGACACCAGAAGGTCGATGGCATCGCTCGGCGTGTCATCGGTAACCAGGCTGGTGACCAAGATCACCTTGGGGCCGAGCCGGTGGACGGTGTCGGCAGCCTTCAGTGCCGATCCCAGCGTTGAAACCGCACCCCCGGCGAGAAAATCGAGCTCGAACTGATTGGGCGTCACCACGTCGGCAGCCGGCACCGCCCGCTCGCGCATGAACTCGGGAATGCCCGGCCGTACGAAGATGCCGCGGCCGACGTCGCCGATCACCGGATCGCAGCAATACTGCGCGGCCGGGTTGGCGGCGCGCACCCGCTCGACGGCGTCAAGGATCGCTTCGCCGATGTCGGCGCCGCCCATGTATCCGGACAGCACGCCATCGCAGGTCGGCAACACGCCGCGGTCGGCGATGCCACTGACGATCTGGCGGATGGCGGCGCCGTCGAATACCTGGCCGGTCCAGGCGCCATACCCGGTGTGGTTGGAGAACTGGACGGTGTGGATCGGCCACACCTCGACACCGAGGCGCTGCAGCGGAAACACCGCCGAGGCGTTGCCGACGTGACCGAACGCGACGTGGGATTGGATCGACAGAATGTTCATTGCGGGAAGAACGCCGAACTTGCAGGACCAAGGCAGGGTGGCGGACGCGGCCGCAAGGCAGCACCGCAAGGCGGCCGCATGGCCCGACCGACGGCACGGGCGTGTTGCGAAGCGGGCCGCCGCCCGGCCCGGCCGCCTGCTTAATCCAATTTGTGCGGCGATGGGAACGGCTTTTGCGAAGGGCGCCATCCCCGCGCCCGTGCAGGCAGTACCGGTTGCGCCCGGCACCGGTGCGCTTCGAGCCGGGTTCGCACGCTGGTTCGCCGCCAACCTTTGCGCGCGACCGATGCAGGCCGTAGGGATTCCGGGCGACGAAACGCCGGCCGGATCGGCCGGATTTCGAGTGAAGCCCGGTGCCGCCGATCACGTTCTGTCCCGCCGCGATCCGAGCCTATCGGCGGCCACCGATGAGCATTGTCCAGATCGGACGGTGTTCAGGCCACCGCCCTGGTCCCGCCGCCCTCGCCGCCGTCCTGAAACAGCCTGGCGGCAGCGGCGGTGTCGAGGAACTGGTCGACCGCGACGATCAGATCGTGATCGAGGCTGACGACATCGATGAACTGCAGCTTGGCCGGCTCCGTGGCCCGCCCGCTTCGCACCGGCATGGTCCAGCGCACCACGGCGCGGGTGCCGTCAACGATCAGGTCCTGCAGGGTGGGGCCCACCGGCTGCGCCCACGCGCCGAGCCGGTCGAGATACACTTTCAAGCCGTCGAGCCCGTTGTAGCGGCCGGCGAACGGCACCACTTCAGGATCGCCAAGGGAGGAGATCCTCACCTCGGGATGGAAACAGGCCAGCGCGGCTTCAAGGTCTCCCCGCCAGCGGCTATCATAGGCCTCGAGAATGATCTGCGTCACGTCTGAGCGGTCCATCGGCGTGCCCCTGTTTCGACCGTGAACCTGGATCACGGTGGAAGTTCGTGGACCAGGACATTTCACGATGTCGGAATGACAGGCCACTGTTAGAATTTACAGTATTGGCCTTCTGCACTCAGGTTGTGCCGGCGCCCTCACACTGCGTTCGGTAGAATAACGTGCCATTTTGGGCGACGCGTCCTCACGCAATCTTTCCGTGTGTGACAACTCGATTTGACCATCCTGACAGTATTGCAACCTATGCGCTCATTCACCTCCCCAATTTGGAGGACTTTAAGCCACCTGGACGCGATGTCCGGTGCCGCGTTGGGCGACCAGCGGTGCCGTGCCGGTGCCGATTTCGCCGGCTGACGTCAGAGATCGGTCTCGCCGGCTGGTCGGCCCAAATCGCGTTTTCATTGCGGCCCAGAGACAACTCCGCGTGAGGCGGCCGGCGTCGCATGATCCACCCACCGCGACCGGCGTATCCCCCATACCGGTACCGCCGGCGACGGCTTTTCGGGTTTGAGATGACACATGCCGCTTTGAGTTCCGCTCCCGCCACCACGGTCTATTATGATGGCTCCTGCCCGGTGTGTGCCCGCGAGATTGCGCACTATCGCGGCTGCGACGGCGCCGATTCGATCGTTTGGACCGACATCTCAGGGTCGAGCGACGCACTGGTCGCCGCCGACCTGACCCGGGCCGAGGCGGATGGCCGTTTCCATGTCCGACGCGCTGACGGCACGCTGGCCGATGGCGGCGCCGCCTTCGCCTCGCTGTGGCTGGCGCTGCCGAAGTTCCGCCGTCTCGGCCGGCTCGCGGCCACCCGCGCCGGCGCGGCTGTGCTCGAAGTCGCCTATCGGCTGTGGCTGGTGGTGATGCCGCTGGTGCGGCGCGTGCTGCCGCCGCCGCGGCAGCAATAGCGATCGACCGCCGTTGGGTTCAGATCTCGATCAGCCGATTCGGCAGCTCGTCGACGTCGGTGCGGACACGCGGAAAATGCGCTGCCAGCACCTCGCCGACCGCGGCGATGGCGGACTCGAACCCGCTCGCCGGCTCGCCTCGTTTGATCGCCGCGGTCAGCGTGTCGACCGCGGTCCGCCACACCTCGGGACCGACCTTTTCGTAGATGCCGCGGTCGGCGATGACCTGAGCCGAACGCTCGGCCAGCGCGACGTAGATCAAGACGCCGGTACGTCCCTTCGTCCCGGTCAAGCCGCGGGCGACGAACTGCTCGACGGCGGCGCGGTGCGCCCGCGACCGCCTGATCGATCTCGGCACCAAGGCGAGCCGCACCGCCGGCACCAGGCCAGCGGCCGCGACGATGGCAAACACGGTGAGCTGCACCGCGTAGATCATCGCCGCCGACCACGTCGTGGCGAAAAGCGCGGGCAAAGGCACCGCCAGCGCCGCCGCGGCGGCATAGGCCAGCGGCCACATCCGCCAGTCGCTGGCGCGGCGGGCGATCAAGCAGACGATTTCGCCGGACGTTTGCGATTCCGCGGCGGCGATGGCCGCCATGATGCGGGTTCGGACGCTGTCATCGATCATTACCAGTCCCCCGACGAGCCGCCGCCGCCAAACGAGCCGCCACCGCCGGAAAAGCCGCCGCCCGAGCCGCCGGACCACGACCCGCCCGAGGACGCCCCCGAGCCGACCACGAAGTCGCGGCTGCGGCCTCGAGCAGGCGGCCCGCCGCCGTGGGCGCTCAGAATGAACACGATCACGATGATCACGATGATCGCGCCGACGATGACGAGCCCAACCCAATCGGGCTCCGGCGGCGGCGCGACCGCACGCGCCTTCCACTCCGAATCGTCATGGGTCAGCACATCGATGATGGCGTCGACCCCGGCGGCGATGCCGCCAGCGAAATCCTTGGTGCGGAACTTCGGCAAGATGGCGGTGTCGATGATCACCCGCGCGATCGCGTCGGTCAGTGTCCCTTCAAGGCCATAGCCGACCTCGATGCGCACCTTGCGCTCGTTCGGCGCCACGATCAGCAGCGCGCCGTTGTTCTTGCCGGCCTGGCCGATCTGCCAGGACCGCCCGAGGCGGTAGCCGAACTCCTCGATGGTGGTGCCCTGCAGCGACTTGAGCGTCACCACCACGATCTGATCGGTGGTCTTGGCCTCATAGTCGGCCAGCTGTTTGGTAATGGCGGCGTGGCGGGCGGGGTCGATGATGCCGGCGTCGTCGACCACCCGGCCGGTCAGCGCCGGAAAGACCGGCGAGGTCTCGGCCACCACCGGCCCGGCGAGCGCTAGAGTGAGCACGAACGACAGGAGCCAGCTGGCGACGGCAAACCGCGCCGTCGCCAGCGCGCCAACCTGCGTCACCCGCCGCCGGCTCAATTGAACTTCACCTGCGGCACCTTCATCTGCTCCTCGGAGATGGTGAAGGTCGCCATCGGCTGGTAGGCGCGGTAGAGGGTCGAGGCCCACAGCACGCCGGGGAAGGTCTTGAGCTCGGTGTTGTAGCGGCGCACCGCCTCGATGTAGTCGCGCCGCGCCACCGCGATGCGATTCTCGGTGCCCTCGAGCTGCGACTGCAGTGCGAGGTAGTTCTGATTGGATTTCAGGTCCGGGTAGGCTTCCGACACCGCGATCAGCCGGCCGAGCGCGCCGGAGAGCTGGGTCTGGGCGTCCTGGAAGCGCTTGAACGCTTCCGGGTTGGTCAAAACGTCCGGCGACAGCTGGACCGAGGTCGCTTTGGCGCGGGCATTGACCACCGCTTCGAGCACCTCGCGCTCCTGCTTGGCGAAGCCGCGCACGGTCTCGACCAGGTTTGGCACCAGATCGGACCTGCGCTGGTACTGGTTCAGCACCTCGCTCCAGGTCGCCTTGGCCTCCTCCTCGGCGGAGGGAATGGTGTTGACGCCGCAACCGGCGACACCGAACGCGAGCAGCACGGCAAACAGCGGCGCGCGCAGAGCGCGGATGGCGATCATGGAACCCTCCTGTCGCAGGCGAAGCGAATGCCAACAGCCGGCTTTCGCCGCCACGGCAACACAGCGTAGCGTGGCGGCGCGGCAGCCGGAAGCCCGGCGCCGGCCGCAACTTGCGGGGCACGGTCTCCGCCAAGAAACAATGAAGGGATGAGGCGCGATGCCGACGCTGACGTTTTGGTACGACTTTGCCTCGACCTATTCCTTCCTGGCGGCGGAGGCGGTGGACGACGCTGCGGCAGTGGCCGGGGTCGAGGTGACCTGGCGGCCATTCCTGCTCGGGCCGATCTTCGCCGGCCAGGGCTACACCACCTCGCCATTCAACCTCTATCCCGCCAAGGGCCGCCATATGTGGCGCGATCTGGCGCGCCTCGCTGCCCGGCTCGGCTACCCTGCCATCGTTCGGCCCGACCCGTTTCCGGCCAACGGCCTTCTGGCGGCGCGGGTCGCCACCGCGCTCGCCGACACCGACCGCCCGGCCTTCTCCCGGGCGGTGTTCCGCGCCGAATTCGTCGGTGGCGCGGACATCGCTGACCGCAGCGTGATGGCGCGGCTGCTGACCGCTCTTTGCCACGACGCCGAGGCGGTGCTGGCGCGCGCGGCGAGCGATGAGGTCAAGGCGAGCTTGCGGGCGGCGACGGCAGCGGCCGAACAGCGCGGCATCTTCGGCGCACCGAGCTTCACCGCGGCCGATGGCGAGCTGTTCTGGGGCAGCGACCGCCTCGCCGACGCGCTGGCCTTTGCGCAGGGGCAGCGCTGGGGGCTGCCGGCCTGAGCAGGTGAACAGGTGGTCAAACGGCGGCGTCGACTCCACCCGCCTCGAGTTGGCGGCGCAGCCGGGTGAAGGCGAGACGGATGCGCGATTTCACCGTGCCGAGCGGCAGGCGCAGCTTGTCGGCGATATCGCTGTGCGACAGGTTCTCAAAGAACGCGAGCCGAATCAAAGCCAGCTGCTCGGGCGGCAGCGTCTTCATCGCGGCGCGGACGCGGTCCTCGCGCTGCATCGAATCGAGCGCGTCGTCCGCCGCGGTGTCGTCGGAAGGCACCAGTTCGGCCTCGTCGGTGTCGAGCGGCTCGGAGCGGTCGCGCCGCAGCATGTCGATCCGGCGGTTTCGAGCGATGCGGTAAAGCCAGGTGCCGACCGAGGACTTCGAGCGGTCGAACTGCTCGGCCTTGCGCCACAGCGTGACCATCACCTCCTGGGTCAGTTCGTCGGCGAGGGCCGAATCGGCCCCGAGTCGCAGCAGATAGCCATTGATGCGGGGGGCGAAGTGATCGAACAGCCGGGTAAAGGCCGACCGGTCACGCCGTTCGGCCACCGCCGCGATCAGATCGGCCCATTCGTCCTGCAACGTCACGCCGACTCCTCACGCTCCGGCCCAGTCAGGCTCGGGTATCGCAATCATAGTCCAGAAGTTCCGAACAAAGTCCAAGCGTTGGAGCGACCGGTTCGATCCATCGCGTTGCACCGCCGTGGCATGAAATACCGCGCGGCGAGCAAAATTCCGCGGCGAGCGGTCCTTTCCGGACAGCCGCGGCGCGCCGCGGCTGGTCGCCATCCATAGGAATTCGCGCCTGAGCGGCATTTGCGCCTTTTTTTTGGCCCCGTCGGTCGATAAGCGGCGGCTCGGCCGGTCGGCGAGGCTTCGCCGCCGCTCGGCTTCGTGCGAAGCTCAAGCGGACAACTGAGAGGGCGGGACGAAGATGGGAAGGAATGTGGTCGGGGCTGCGCTGATGGTCGCGTTCGGTGTCGGATTCGCCGCGGAGGCACCCGCTCAGCCGACATCCGCTCAATCCAACATCCAGCTGGCGCAGGCAAAGCCGACCAAGCCGGCGGCGGCGGCGCCGGTCGCCGCTCCCGAACTGCTCGGCAAATTCGGCGACTGGGCCGCCTATGTCAGCCAGACTCCGAAGACCAAGATTTGCTACGCCCTGTCGCAGCCCAAGGACCGCCAGCCGGCCTCGCTCAAGCGCGACCCTGGCTTCATGTTCATCAGCCACCGGCCGGGCGAGGGCGTGCGCAACGAGGTTTCGGCGACAATGGGCTTTCCGCTCCGGGATGGCGACGCCTCGATGCAGATCGGCAACGTCGTCTTCGCCATGACCAGCAAAGACGAAAACGTCTGGATCAAGAACCCGGCGGAGGAACAGCGCCTGATCGACACCATGCGCCGCGGCAAGGACCTCGCCATCAAGGGCACCTCGCGCCGCGGCAACGAATCGACCGACCGCTACTCGCTGTCGGGGCTTGCCCAGGCGCTGGATCGCGTGGCGCAGGAGTGCAAGTAATCGGGTTTTCGCCCGCCCGCTTCCCGGCGGATCGCGGCCGATAAGGCTCGCCGCCGAAAAGCCCGGCGCGGAGGCGAGTCGGGGCCCGATCAGCCGCGGTGGCCGAAGATCGCCGAGCCGACCCGGACGAAGGTGGCACCGAAGGCGATGGCGGAGGCGAAATCCGCACTCATGCCCATCGACCGCTCGGCAAGGCCGTTGCGGGCGGCGATCTTCGCCAACAGCGCGAAATGCGGCGCCGGCGCCTCGTCCGCCGGCGGGATGCACATCAGCCCCTCGACCGAAAGGCCGAACTCGGATCGGCATTGCGCGATAAAGGCGTCGGCCTCCTGCGGCAGCACCCCGGCCTTCTGCGGCTCGGCACCGGTATTGACCTGGATGAACAGCCGCGGCGGCCGGCCCTCCAGCTTGGCAAATCCCCTCGCCAGCTCGGCCGCCAGCGAGGGACGGTCGAGCGAGTGGATGACGTCGAACAGCCCGAGCGCGTCCTTGACCTTGTTGGTCTGTAGCGGGCCGATCAGGTGAAGTTCGACGTCCGGAAAGGCGGCCTTCAGCGCCGGCCATTTTCCCTTGGCCTCCTGGACGCGGTTCTCGCCGAACACACGCTGGCCGGCCTCGATCACCGGCAAGATGTCCTCGGCCTCGAACGTCTTCGACACCGCCACCAGCGTGACGGCGGCCGGATCGCGGCCGGCGGCGCGGGCAGCCTTGGCGATCTCGGCGCGGACAAAAGCGAGGTTGGCGGCGAAGGCGGAGGTGGTGGCGGACATTTTCGGCGGCTCTGTTACGGGTCACTGCCTATCGGATGTTTCGATAGCGTTCGGCAAGCGGCAGTTCGGCCGCGGGCTCCGGCAGCGCCAGCAACCCGGCCCGATCCGCCCCGCTGCCGGGCCCGGCGAAATCAGGGTGAGGCCGTTGACCTCGCCGGGCGATCGTGTCCTAGTCCGGGCGGTTCCGCCTCGCGCCACAGCTACGGGGCAGTTCAGCGTTGACCGGCCAGACGATCCGACATCCACGATGACAAAAACACCCGAGCGCTACAACGCCCGCGACGTCGAGCCGAAATGGCGCGCCGCGTGGGATGAGCGCGGCATCTTCAAACTCGACGAAACCGATCCGCGGCCGAGCTATTACGTGCTGGAGATGTTCCCCTATCCGTCGGGGCGCATCCATATGGGGCACGTGCGCAACTACACCATGGGCGACGTGGTGGCCCGCTACAAGCGCGCCAGGGGCTTTGCCGTGCTGCACCCGATGGGCTGGGATGCCTTCGGCATGCCGGCCGAGAACGCGGCGATGCAGCACAATACCCACCCCGCCACCTGGACCTACGCCAACATCGCCACCATGAAGGCCCAGCTGAAGAGCATGGGCCTGTCGCTGGACTGGGACCGCGAGTTCGCAACCTGCGACGTGGAATACTACCACCAGCAGCAGACGCTGTTCCTGGATTTCCTGAAGGCCGGGCTGGTCGAGCGCAAGAGTGCGAAAGTCAACTGGGACCCGGTCGACTGCACCGTGCTCGCCAACGAGCAGGTGATCGAGGGCCGCGGCTGGCGCTCCGGCGCCTTGGTCGAGCAGCGCGAGCTGACCCAGTGGTTCTTCAGGATCACCGCCTTCTCCGAGGACCTGCTGTCGGCCCTCGATGGCCTGGAGCGCTGGCCGGAGAAGGTCCGGCTGATGCAGAAGAACTGGATCGGCCGCTCCGAGGGCATGCTGGTGCGCTTCGCGCTGGCCGAGGGCGCCCCGGCCGATCAGACCGAGCTTGAGGTGTTCACCACCCGCGCCGACACCCTGTTCGGCGCCAGCTTCCTTGCGCTGTCGCCCGACCACCCGTTGGCGAAAGCGGCGGCGGCGGGCAATCCCGAGCTGGCGGCGTTCGCCGAGGAGTGCCGCCGGGTCGGCACCAGCGCCGCGGCGCTGGCCACCATCGAGAAGAAGGGCTTCGACACCGGCCTCCGCGCCCGCCATCCCTTCGACCCCGACTGGTTGCTGCCGGTCTATGTCGCCAACTTCATTTTGATGGATTACGGCACCGGCGCCATCTTCGGCTGCCCGGCCCACGACCAGCGCGACCTCGACTTCGCCCGCGCCTATGGCCTGCCGGTGACGCCGGTGGTGCTGCCGGAGGGGGCGGATGCCGCCACCTATACCGTGGGCACCGAGGCCCACGACGCCGACGGCCGGCTGATCAACTCCCGCTTCCTCGACGGGCTGACGGTCGATCAAGCGAAAGAGGAAGTCGCCCGTCGCCTGGAGGGCGAAAATCGCTCCGGCCGCCCGGTCGGCCAGCGCCAGGTCAATTTCCGCCTGCGCGACTGGGGCATCTCGCGCCAGCGCTACTGGGGCTGCCCGATCCCGGTGATCCATTGCGAGACGTGCGGCGTGGTGCCGGTGCCCGACGCAGATCTCCCGGTGAAGCTGCCCGACGACGTCACCTTCGACGTGCCGGGCAACCCGCTCGACCGCCACCCGACCTGGCGGCACGTTCCCTGCCCGAGCTGCGGCAAGCCGGCGCGGCGCGAAACCGACACCATGGACACCTTCGTCGACTCGTCCTGGTATTTTGCGCGCTTCACCTCGCCGCGGGCGACCACACCCACCAAGCGCGAGGTGGTCGACCGCTGGCTGCCGGTCGACCAGTATATCGGCGGCGTCGAGCACGCGATTTTGCACCTGCTCTATTCGCGCTTCTTCGCCCGGGCGATGAAGCTCACCGGCCACCTCGGCACAACCGAGCCGTTCGCCGGCCTGTTCACCCAAGGCATGGTGACGCACGAGACCTACAAGGGCGCGGACGGCCGCTGGCTGTTCCCCGAGGAGGTCGCGATCAAGGACGGCGCGGCCATCCATGTGAAGACGGGCGAGCCGGTGACCATCGGCGCGGTCGAATCGATGTCGAAGTCGAAGAAGAACGTGGTCGACCCCGACACCATCATCGCCAGCTTCGGCGCCGACACCGCGCGCTGGTTCATGCTGTCGGACACCCCGCCGGAGCGCGACATCCAGTGGACCGATTCCGGCGTCGAGGGTGCGGCGCGCTTCGTTCAGCGGCTGTGGCGGCTGGTCGGCGACCTCGCCGAACTGGCGGCCCCGGCCGGCACCCCGGCGCCTGTCGAGGCCTCTGGGCCTGCGCTGGATATCCGCCGCCTCGCCCACGGCGCGCTGGCCGAGATCGAGAACGACATCGAGAAGCTGCGCTTCAACCGCGCGGTGGCGCGGGTCTATGAGCTCGCCAACGGCCTCACCGGCGCCATTGGCGATCTCGACGAGACCTCGTGCCACGCGGCCGATGTCCGGGCAGCGGCGCGCGAAGCCGCCGAGATCCTGGTCCGGGTGTTCGCCCCGATGATGCCGCATCTGGCGGAGGAATGCTGGACGGTGCTCGGCCAGGCCGACCTCGTCGCGGTGGCGCCGTGGCCCAAGGTCGAGCCCTCGCTGCTCGCCCGTGATACCATCACGCTTCCGGTGCAGGTGAACGGCAGGAAGCGTGCCGACATCACCGTGCCGCGCGCGGCCGGCAATGCCGAGGTCGAGGCGGCGGTGCTGGGGCTGGACGCGGTGCAGCGGGCGCTGGACGGCAAGCCGCCGAAGAAAGTGATCGTGGTGCCGCAGAGGATCGTCAATGTCGTTGCCTGACCGAGACTCGTCCCCCCGCCGGCGGCGCCCGCGCCGCGCCGTGCTGGCCGCGCTCGGCCTGAGCCTGGCCATGGGCGGCTGCTTCACGCCGCTCTACGCCGAACGCACGCCGGGCACCGGCGTGCAGCACCAGCTGGCGAACGTCGAGGTGCGGGTCATCGAGGGCCGGGTGGGCCTGGAAGTCCGCAACGCCCTGATCTTCGAGCTGGCCGGCGGCGCCGGCAACCCGGCCGGCGCGCCCTACCGGGTCGACGTCCAGCTGAACGAGAACACCCAGTCGATGACCATCGACCCGGTGACCGGCCGCGCCACCGTCGAGATCGTCACCCTCACCGCCACCTACGAGCTGCGCGATACCGCCGCCGACAAGGTGGTGCTGCGGGAGCTGACCTCCGGCCAGGCCTCGATCGAGCGCGGTTCGCAGGTGTTTGCCCGCGACCGCGCCAAGCGCGACGCCGAGAACCGCGCGGCCAAGCTGATCGCCGAGCGAATCCTCGGGCGGCTGGCCAGCTATTTCGCCACCCAAAGCTGAGTGCCGATGGCAGGACCGCAGGTCCGCCGTCGTTTTCCATTCGAGGCGCGATGGTCGCGGTCAAACCCGGCGATGCGGACGCGGCGGTGGGCCGCATCGATCCGGCACGGCCGGTGATGTTGCTGTTCGGCCCGGATGCCGGGCTGGTTGCCGAGCGGGCGGCCACCGCCGCCGCGGCCGGCCTTGCCGGCACCACCGATCCGTTCGCGCTGGTGCGGCTCGACGGCGACGCCGTCGCTGCCGATCCGCCGCGCCTCGCCGACGAGGCCTACACCATCGCCATGTTCGGCGGCCGCCGCGTCATCCGGGTCCGGGTCGGCTCACGCACCATCACCGGCGCGGTCGAGCCGTTGCTCAAGGAGCCGCCGCGCGACTGCGTCGTCATCCTGGAGGCCGGCGACCTCAAGCGCGGCCAGGGCTTGCGCGAGCTGGTCGAGCGCTCGCCGCACGGCCTCGCCATCGCCTGC is from Blastochloris viridis and encodes:
- the leuS gene encoding leucine--tRNA ligase translates to MTKTPERYNARDVEPKWRAAWDERGIFKLDETDPRPSYYVLEMFPYPSGRIHMGHVRNYTMGDVVARYKRARGFAVLHPMGWDAFGMPAENAAMQHNTHPATWTYANIATMKAQLKSMGLSLDWDREFATCDVEYYHQQQTLFLDFLKAGLVERKSAKVNWDPVDCTVLANEQVIEGRGWRSGALVEQRELTQWFFRITAFSEDLLSALDGLERWPEKVRLMQKNWIGRSEGMLVRFALAEGAPADQTELEVFTTRADTLFGASFLALSPDHPLAKAAAAGNPELAAFAEECRRVGTSAAALATIEKKGFDTGLRARHPFDPDWLLPVYVANFILMDYGTGAIFGCPAHDQRDLDFARAYGLPVTPVVLPEGADAATYTVGTEAHDADGRLINSRFLDGLTVDQAKEEVARRLEGENRSGRPVGQRQVNFRLRDWGISRQRYWGCPIPVIHCETCGVVPVPDADLPVKLPDDVTFDVPGNPLDRHPTWRHVPCPSCGKPARRETDTMDTFVDSSWYFARFTSPRATTPTKREVVDRWLPVDQYIGGVEHAILHLLYSRFFARAMKLTGHLGTTEPFAGLFTQGMVTHETYKGADGRWLFPEEVAIKDGAAIHVKTGEPVTIGAVESMSKSKKNVVDPDTIIASFGADTARWFMLSDTPPERDIQWTDSGVEGAARFVQRLWRLVGDLAELAAPAGTPAPVEASGPALDIRRLAHGALAEIENDIEKLRFNRAVARVYELANGLTGAIGDLDETSCHAADVRAAAREAAEILVRVFAPMMPHLAEECWTVLGQADLVAVAPWPKVEPSLLARDTITLPVQVNGRKRADITVPRAAGNAEVEAAVLGLDAVQRALDGKPPKKVIVVPQRIVNVVA
- the lptE gene encoding LPS assembly lipoprotein LptE → MSLPDRDSSPRRRRPRRAVLAALGLSLAMGGCFTPLYAERTPGTGVQHQLANVEVRVIEGRVGLEVRNALIFELAGGAGNPAGAPYRVDVQLNENTQSMTIDPVTGRATVEIVTLTATYELRDTAADKVVLRELTSGQASIERGSQVFARDRAKRDAENRAAKLIAERILGRLASYFATQS